In one Musa acuminata AAA Group cultivar baxijiao chromosome BXJ2-5, Cavendish_Baxijiao_AAA, whole genome shotgun sequence genomic region, the following are encoded:
- the LOC103986510 gene encoding uncharacterized protein LOC103986510, with protein MEQSGDGEPSVRLHIVEQSMSASVKLADNYSSAFFEPQRETNDPPKSVDGDPDLTGLCRDSGDVGAPEKKLTLFALRLAILEKAASGLGTLGFIWATVVLLGGFAIALEKKDFWFITIILLIEGARIFSRSHELEWQHQATWSLTEAGRLSFRALKSSSRLLFRSLKLIFRPFSIHTTRIPSSVEMANDPTSKDPPPPPRRTWHTSDVPLLPFSGWVFLTRNVSRVLYWLQLLAASACVSLSLMRLVDQDFGQLRPDDPDKKNRKAALDIFYSLALAEALLFLAEKAYWEWKVSYRLLLEEVNRECHFGDAGMVSIKRFFYDAYSKCVEGSIFDGLKMDLVTFAEELLGSSSRDEQLIGARILLKFSTSHRFADATLRKIGTSTPVIERLIEMLNWKNPAEEEIRRSAAVIVSKLAGKKQNALRVAGISGAMESISSLLYTGQSNSNSGPDEASHLCGAAAAAADHANYGFSVFNLLGLLILKKLAKDHDNCGKIGNTRGLLAKIIGFTGDGETLGRRESATESQVKAVKRSLQVVKMLASTTGQTGKLLRQEISEIVFTVSNIRGILQYGKNHTVIQKLGIEILTSLAMDEEARERIGVTGGMIKELLRIFFTQQQNAVKVEAGEALAMLALESKANCCRILKEMNVVERLVEALHDPVLRINASRILRNLCKHAGHEYLFCLRGVTAAIGTVVKAITTTEVKLLEVSLGLAAQVLRFMDAEEFAMQMEQLGIREEEFAETLVRVLQRYHYPSVKVPRMRRFVIEIAMWMMNCDTKCIRVFSDLGMEKELESVSETTSELECFNVFSGSVGLSRHGTPLCSLVDAALELMATSSAAM; from the exons ATGGAGCAATCAGGAGATGGCGAGCCGAGTGTCCGACTGCATATCGTCGAGCAATCCATGAGTGCAAGCGTCAAGCTCGCTGATAATTACAGCTCGGCGTTCTTCGAGCCCCAGAGAGAGACGAACGATCCACCGAAGAGCGTCGATGGCGATCCCGACTTGACTGGCCTATGCAGAGACAGTGGCGACGTTGGAGCCCCGGAGAAGAAGCTGACGCTCTTCGCGCTCCGGCTTGCCATTCTCGAGAAGGCCGCCAGCGGCCTCGGCACCTTGGGCTTCATCTGGGCGACCGTCGTCCTGCTCGGTGGCTTCGCCATCGCGCTGGAAAAGAAAGACTTCTGGTTCATCACCATCATCCTCCTCATCGAAGGAGCCCGAATCTTTAGCCGGAGCCACGAGCTGGAGTGGCAGCACCAGGCCACCTGGTCGCTCACCGAGGCCGGGCGGTTGAGCTTTCGAGCCCTGAAGTCCAGCTCTCGCCTCCTCTTCCGATCGCTCAAGCTCATCTTCCGGCCATTCTCGATCCACACCACGAGAATCCCGAGCAGCGTCGAAATGGCCAACGACCCGACGTCGAAagacccgccgccgccgccgcgtcgGACGTGGCACACATCCGACGTTCCCCTCCTCCCATTCTCCGGCTGGGTCTTCCTCACCCGGAACGTCAGCCGAGTCCTCTACTGGCTGCAGCTGCTCGCCGCCTCCGCCTGCGTCTCGCTCTCGCTCATGCGGTTGGTGGATCAGGACTTCGGCCAGCTGCGCCCGGACGACCCCGACAAGAAGAACCGCAAGGCAGCACTCGACATCTTCTACAGCCTGGCGCTGGCGGAAGCGCTCCTGTTCCTGGCCGAGAAGGCATACTGGGAGTGGAAGGTGAGCTACCGCCTGCTGCTCGAGGAGGTCAACAGGGAGTGCCACTTCGGCGACGCCGGCATGGTGTCCATCAAGAGGTTCTTCTACGACGCCTACTCCAAGTGCGTCGAGGGAAGCATCTTCGACGGGCTCAAGATGGACCTCGTCACCTTCGCGGAGGAGCTCCTCGGCTCGAGCTCCCGCGACGAGCAGCTTATCGGCGCTCGCATCCTGCTCAAGTTCTCCACCAGCCACCGCTTCGCCGACGCCACCCTGCGCAAGATCGGCACGTCGACCCCGGTCATCGAGAGGCTCATCGAGATGCTGAACTGGAAGAACCCGGCCGAGGAGGAGATCAGGAGGTCGGCGGCGGTCATCGTCTCGAAGCTCGCCGGAAAGAAGCAGAACGCGCTCCGCGTGGCGGGAATATCCGGAGCCATGGAATCAATCTCTTCGTTGCTGTACACAGGCCAGAGCAACTCGAATTCGGGGCCTGACGAGGCATCGCACCTGTGCGGcgccgccgccgcagccgccGATCACGCAAACTACGGGTTCTCCGTGTTCAACCTATTAGGCTTGCTGATACTTAAGAAGCTTGCCAAGGACCACGACAACTGCGGAAAGATCGGCAACACCAGAGGTCTATTAGCCAAGATCATAGGCTTCACCGGCGACGGGGAGACGCTGGGGAGGAGGGAAAGCGCAACGGAGTCGCAAGTCAAGGCAGTGAAGCGGTCACTGCAGGTGGTGAAGATGCTTGCAAGCACGACAGGGCAGACAGGGAAGCTGCTCCGGCAGGAGATATCGGAGATCGTATTCACAGTCAGCAATATCAGGGGGATCCTGCAGTACGGGAAGAACCACACGGTGATTCAGAAGCTCGGGATCGAGATCCTGACGAGTCTTGCGATGGACGAAGAGGCGAGGGAGAGGATTGGCGTCACCGGCGGGATGATCAAAGAGCTGCTGAGGATCTTCTTCACGCAGCAGCAGAATGCGGTGAAGGTGGAAGCAGGGGAggcgctggcgatgctggcactGGAGAGCAAGGCCAACTGCTGCAGGATTCTGAAGGAGATGAACGTGGTGGAGAGGCTCGTGGAAGCATTGCACGATCCGGTGCTTCGCATCAACGCCTCGAGGATCCTCCGCAACCTGTGCAAGCATGCAGGGCACGAATACCTGTTCTGCTTGAGAGGAGTCACTGCCGCCATTGGCACA GTCGTGAAGGCAATCACAACAACAGAGGTGAAACTGCTGGAAGTATCCCTCGGCCTTGCAGCACAAGTCCTCAGATTCATGGATGCCGAAGAATTCGCCATGCAAATGGAGCAACTCGGAATCAGGGAGGAGGAATTTGCAGAGACACTGGTGCGAGTACTGCAGAGGTACCACTACCCATCCGTAAAGGTGCCGAGAATGAGGAGGTTCGTGATAGAGATCGCGATGTGGATGATGAACTGCGACACCAAGTGCATTAGGGTTTTCAGTGATCTGGGAATGGAGAAGGAGCTTGAGAGCGTCTCAGAAACCACATCGGAGCTGGAATGCTTCAATGTATTCTCTGGTAGTGTGGGACTGAGCCGGCACGGCACACCACTCTGCTCTCTCGTGGACGCTGCATTGGAGTTGATGGCTACGAGCTCTGCAGCGATGTGA
- the LOC135613042 gene encoding protein STRUBBELIG-RECEPTOR FAMILY 3-like isoform X2: MGILELRLFPCFTLVLTVLFYVPFSHGYTYEQDVYAINYLYVALGLPPLPEWTSLGGDPCNDGWQGVECVNSNITAIILNGANLGGELGDQLANFTSLITMDLSNNQIGGSIPEGLPITIRKFFLSDNQLKGSIPGSLSELTLLSDMSLNNNLLSGELPDAFQTLTGLINLDLSYNNLTGKLPPSMESLSSLTTLHIQNNQLSGTLDVLQDLPLQDLNVENNMFSGPIPTNLFNIPNFKKDGNPFNTSIAPSPLPTPPTTLPFYQAPAPVIMPANSSEGPTQNDGLSLDNNKISIVKVVGCVGAGVIMLIILVLVVILCISKWQQNKRNNEEDHKQQDIRRHGRPEEPQISTDFNRLHRGGEVLGEPTKRKDCSFNIQGTRAPLMPPLVEKNTVKPIVTDERNPTVILNPPTSLASFSVSSLQQFTNSFSEENLIRDGRFGQVYLAEFPQGKLFAVLKLDNKNSNLPVNEFLKLIKSISEIRHPNIVELVGYCMDFGQQLLIYNYFSNTSLYDILHNDCDLKRKLPWNARIQIALEAAKALGYLHEGCQPPIVHQRFEPRNILINDDLAVQVSECGLNSLLPLDFVTQLSGRETSLFCYDAPEVSDSGYYSEKSDVHSFGIVMLELLTGRKPFDSSLPRAEQHLVRWASSQLHDIDALRRMMDPSIGQFPVRSLSRFADIISRCTQQEPEYRPPMSEVVQDLARVFETQV, translated from the exons ATGGGAATTTTGGAGTTGAGGTTGTTCCCTTGTTTTACTCTGGTTCTGACTGTGCTGTTTTACGTACCATTTTCCCATGGTTACACATATGAACAAGATG TTTATGCCATAAATTACCTTTATGTTGCGCTGGGCCTCCCTCCGCTTCCTGAATGGACTTCACTTGGGGGAGACCCCTGCAATGATGGCTGGCAAGGAGTTGAGTGCGTCAACTCAAACATAACGGCAAT AATACTCAATGGCGCAAATTTGGGAGGAGAATTGGGTGATCAGTTAGCAAATTTTACTTCGTTGATAACAAT GGACCTGAGCAATAACCAAATTGGTGGCAGTATACCAGAGGGCTTACCTATTACGATAAGGAAGTT TTTTCTTTCAGACAATCAGTTAAAAGGAAGCATCCCGGGCTCACTATCTGAACTGACACTTTTATCGGACAT GTCACTGAATAACAATCTCTTGTCCGGGGAATTGCCTGATGCTTTCCAGACTCTCACTGGACTCATAAACTT GGATCTCTCTTATAACAATTTGACTGGCAAACTTCCGCCATCTATGGAGAGTTTGTCCTCTCTCACTACATt GCACATCCAGAATAATCAACTATCTGGCACCCTTGATGTCTTGCAAGATCTTCCTCTACAAGATTT GAATGTAGAAAATAATATGTTCTCAGGACCAATCccaacaaatctttttaatattcCTAATTTCAA GAAGGATGGTAATCCATTCAATACCAGTATTGCTCCTTCACCACTTCCAACCCCACCAACGACATTGCCTTTTTATCAAGCACCTGCTCCTGTAATCATGCCTGCCAACTCTTCCGAAGGTCCTACTCAGAATGATGGCCTATCTTTGGATAATAACAAAATTTCAATAGTAAAAGTTGTTGGATGCGTGGGTGCTGGTGTGATTATGCTAATCATTTTAGTACTAGTGGTAATACTTTGTATATCAAAGTGGCAACAAAATAAACGGAACAATGAAGAAGATCATAAACAGCAGGATATCAGGAGACATGGAAGACCAGAGGAGCCTCAGATAAGTACTGATTTTAACAGACTCCATAGAGGAGGAGAAG TTCTTGGAGAGCCAACTAAAAGGAAGGATTGCAGTTTTAATATTCAAGGGACTAGGGCACCTCTGATGCCACCACTTGTCGAAAAAAACACTGTGAAACCCATTGTTACAGATGAAAGGAATCCGACTGTAATTCTGAATCCTCCAACTTCTCTAGCTTCTTTTTCTGTTTCTTCACTTCAACAATTCACAAACAGTTTTAGTGAGGAGAACTTGATTCGAGATGGTAGATTTGGCCAAGTATATCTAGCAGAATTCCCACAGGGCAAG CTATTTGCAGTTTTGAAGCTTGACAATAAGAATTCAAATCTTCCAGTCAATGAATTTTTGAAGTTAATTAAGAGCATCTCAGAGATTCGACATCCAAATATCGTTGAGCTTGTTGGTTACTGTATGGACTTTGGCCAACAGTTACTCATTTATAATTACTTCAGTAACACAAGCCTATATGATATACTCCACAATGACTGTGATCTCAAGAGAAAACTACCATGGAATGCTCGGATCCAGATAGCACTGGAAGCTGCAAAAGCTCTTGG GTATCTCCATGAGGGTTGCCAACCACCTATTGTGCATCAAAGATTTGAGCCAAGAAACATCCTCATTAATGATGATCTAGCAGTCCAGGTTTCTGAATGTGGCCTAAATTCACTACTACCATTGGATTTTGTTACTCAG ttGTCAGGCAGAGAAACCTCTTTATTCTGTTACGATGCTCCAGAAGTCAGTGACTCGGGCTATTATAGTGAGAAAAGTGATGTCCACAGCTTTGGAATTGTTATGTTAGAACTCCTTACTGGGCGCAAGCCCTTTGACAG CTCACTTCCTCGAGCGGAGCAACATCTTGTGCGGTGGGCTAGCTCACAGCTTCATGATATTGATGCACTGAGAAGAATGATGGATCCTTCCATTGGACAATTTCCTGTAAGATCACTCTCAAGATTTGCAGACATTATTAGCCGTTGTACACAG CAAGAGCCAGAGTACAGGCCACCAATGTCAGAGGTTGTCCAAGACCTTGCTCGCGTATTTGAAACGCAAGTATGA
- the LOC135613042 gene encoding protein STRUBBELIG-RECEPTOR FAMILY 3-like isoform X1 — protein sequence MGILELRLFPCFTLVLTVLFYVPFSHGYTYEQDVYAINYLYVALGLPPLPEWTSLGGDPCNDGWQGVECVNSNITAIILNGANLGGELGDQLANFTSLITMDLSNNQIGGSIPEGLPITIRKFFLSDNQLKGSIPGSLSELTLLSDMSLNNNLLSGELPDAFQTLTGLINLDLSYNNLTGKLPPSMESLSSLTTLHIQNNQLSGTLDVLQDLPLQDLNVENNMFSGPIPTNLFNIPNFKKDGNPFNTSIAPSPLPTPPTTLPFYQAPAPVIMPANSSEGPTQNDGLSLDNNKISIVKVVGCVGAGVIMLIILVLVVILCISKWQQNKRNNEEDHKQQDIRRHGRPEEPQISTDFNRLHRGGEAVLGEPTKRKDCSFNIQGTRAPLMPPLVEKNTVKPIVTDERNPTVILNPPTSLASFSVSSLQQFTNSFSEENLIRDGRFGQVYLAEFPQGKLFAVLKLDNKNSNLPVNEFLKLIKSISEIRHPNIVELVGYCMDFGQQLLIYNYFSNTSLYDILHNDCDLKRKLPWNARIQIALEAAKALGYLHEGCQPPIVHQRFEPRNILINDDLAVQVSECGLNSLLPLDFVTQLSGRETSLFCYDAPEVSDSGYYSEKSDVHSFGIVMLELLTGRKPFDSSLPRAEQHLVRWASSQLHDIDALRRMMDPSIGQFPVRSLSRFADIISRCTQQEPEYRPPMSEVVQDLARVFETQV from the exons ATGGGAATTTTGGAGTTGAGGTTGTTCCCTTGTTTTACTCTGGTTCTGACTGTGCTGTTTTACGTACCATTTTCCCATGGTTACACATATGAACAAGATG TTTATGCCATAAATTACCTTTATGTTGCGCTGGGCCTCCCTCCGCTTCCTGAATGGACTTCACTTGGGGGAGACCCCTGCAATGATGGCTGGCAAGGAGTTGAGTGCGTCAACTCAAACATAACGGCAAT AATACTCAATGGCGCAAATTTGGGAGGAGAATTGGGTGATCAGTTAGCAAATTTTACTTCGTTGATAACAAT GGACCTGAGCAATAACCAAATTGGTGGCAGTATACCAGAGGGCTTACCTATTACGATAAGGAAGTT TTTTCTTTCAGACAATCAGTTAAAAGGAAGCATCCCGGGCTCACTATCTGAACTGACACTTTTATCGGACAT GTCACTGAATAACAATCTCTTGTCCGGGGAATTGCCTGATGCTTTCCAGACTCTCACTGGACTCATAAACTT GGATCTCTCTTATAACAATTTGACTGGCAAACTTCCGCCATCTATGGAGAGTTTGTCCTCTCTCACTACATt GCACATCCAGAATAATCAACTATCTGGCACCCTTGATGTCTTGCAAGATCTTCCTCTACAAGATTT GAATGTAGAAAATAATATGTTCTCAGGACCAATCccaacaaatctttttaatattcCTAATTTCAA GAAGGATGGTAATCCATTCAATACCAGTATTGCTCCTTCACCACTTCCAACCCCACCAACGACATTGCCTTTTTATCAAGCACCTGCTCCTGTAATCATGCCTGCCAACTCTTCCGAAGGTCCTACTCAGAATGATGGCCTATCTTTGGATAATAACAAAATTTCAATAGTAAAAGTTGTTGGATGCGTGGGTGCTGGTGTGATTATGCTAATCATTTTAGTACTAGTGGTAATACTTTGTATATCAAAGTGGCAACAAAATAAACGGAACAATGAAGAAGATCATAAACAGCAGGATATCAGGAGACATGGAAGACCAGAGGAGCCTCAGATAAGTACTGATTTTAACAGACTCCATAGAGGAGGAGAAG CAGTTCTTGGAGAGCCAACTAAAAGGAAGGATTGCAGTTTTAATATTCAAGGGACTAGGGCACCTCTGATGCCACCACTTGTCGAAAAAAACACTGTGAAACCCATTGTTACAGATGAAAGGAATCCGACTGTAATTCTGAATCCTCCAACTTCTCTAGCTTCTTTTTCTGTTTCTTCACTTCAACAATTCACAAACAGTTTTAGTGAGGAGAACTTGATTCGAGATGGTAGATTTGGCCAAGTATATCTAGCAGAATTCCCACAGGGCAAG CTATTTGCAGTTTTGAAGCTTGACAATAAGAATTCAAATCTTCCAGTCAATGAATTTTTGAAGTTAATTAAGAGCATCTCAGAGATTCGACATCCAAATATCGTTGAGCTTGTTGGTTACTGTATGGACTTTGGCCAACAGTTACTCATTTATAATTACTTCAGTAACACAAGCCTATATGATATACTCCACAATGACTGTGATCTCAAGAGAAAACTACCATGGAATGCTCGGATCCAGATAGCACTGGAAGCTGCAAAAGCTCTTGG GTATCTCCATGAGGGTTGCCAACCACCTATTGTGCATCAAAGATTTGAGCCAAGAAACATCCTCATTAATGATGATCTAGCAGTCCAGGTTTCTGAATGTGGCCTAAATTCACTACTACCATTGGATTTTGTTACTCAG ttGTCAGGCAGAGAAACCTCTTTATTCTGTTACGATGCTCCAGAAGTCAGTGACTCGGGCTATTATAGTGAGAAAAGTGATGTCCACAGCTTTGGAATTGTTATGTTAGAACTCCTTACTGGGCGCAAGCCCTTTGACAG CTCACTTCCTCGAGCGGAGCAACATCTTGTGCGGTGGGCTAGCTCACAGCTTCATGATATTGATGCACTGAGAAGAATGATGGATCCTTCCATTGGACAATTTCCTGTAAGATCACTCTCAAGATTTGCAGACATTATTAGCCGTTGTACACAG CAAGAGCCAGAGTACAGGCCACCAATGTCAGAGGTTGTCCAAGACCTTGCTCGCGTATTTGAAACGCAAGTATGA
- the LOC135613042 gene encoding protein STRUBBELIG-RECEPTOR FAMILY 3-like isoform X3 — translation MGILELRLFPCFTLVLTVLFYVPFSHGYTYEQDVYAINYLYVALGLPPLPEWTSLGGDPCNDGWQGVECVNSNITAIILNGANLGGELGDQLANFTSLITMDLSNNQIGGSIPEGLPITIRKFFLSDNQLKGSIPGSLSELTLLSDMSLNNNLLSGELPDAFQTLTGLINLDLSYNNLTGKLPPSMESLSSLTTLHIQNNQLSGTLDVLQDLPLQDLNVENNMFSGPIPTNLFNIPNFKKDGNPFNTSIAPSPLPTPPTTLPFYQAPAPVIMPANSSEGPTQNDGLSLDNNKISIVKVVGCVGAGVIMLIILVLVVILCISKWQQNKRNNEEDHKQQDIRRHGRPEEPQISTDFNRLHRGGEAVLGEPTKRKDCSFNIQGTRAPLMPPLVEKNTVKPIVTDERNPTVILNPPTSLASFSVSSLQQFTNSFSEENLIRDGRFGQVYLAEFPQGKLFAVLKLDNKNSNLPVNEFLKLIKSISEIRHPNIVELVGYCMDFGQQLLIYNYFSNTSLYDILHNDCDLKRKLPWNARIQIALEAAKALGYLHEGCQPPIVHQRFEPRNILINDDLAVQVSECGLNSLLPLDFVTQENSSATK, via the exons ATGGGAATTTTGGAGTTGAGGTTGTTCCCTTGTTTTACTCTGGTTCTGACTGTGCTGTTTTACGTACCATTTTCCCATGGTTACACATATGAACAAGATG TTTATGCCATAAATTACCTTTATGTTGCGCTGGGCCTCCCTCCGCTTCCTGAATGGACTTCACTTGGGGGAGACCCCTGCAATGATGGCTGGCAAGGAGTTGAGTGCGTCAACTCAAACATAACGGCAAT AATACTCAATGGCGCAAATTTGGGAGGAGAATTGGGTGATCAGTTAGCAAATTTTACTTCGTTGATAACAAT GGACCTGAGCAATAACCAAATTGGTGGCAGTATACCAGAGGGCTTACCTATTACGATAAGGAAGTT TTTTCTTTCAGACAATCAGTTAAAAGGAAGCATCCCGGGCTCACTATCTGAACTGACACTTTTATCGGACAT GTCACTGAATAACAATCTCTTGTCCGGGGAATTGCCTGATGCTTTCCAGACTCTCACTGGACTCATAAACTT GGATCTCTCTTATAACAATTTGACTGGCAAACTTCCGCCATCTATGGAGAGTTTGTCCTCTCTCACTACATt GCACATCCAGAATAATCAACTATCTGGCACCCTTGATGTCTTGCAAGATCTTCCTCTACAAGATTT GAATGTAGAAAATAATATGTTCTCAGGACCAATCccaacaaatctttttaatattcCTAATTTCAA GAAGGATGGTAATCCATTCAATACCAGTATTGCTCCTTCACCACTTCCAACCCCACCAACGACATTGCCTTTTTATCAAGCACCTGCTCCTGTAATCATGCCTGCCAACTCTTCCGAAGGTCCTACTCAGAATGATGGCCTATCTTTGGATAATAACAAAATTTCAATAGTAAAAGTTGTTGGATGCGTGGGTGCTGGTGTGATTATGCTAATCATTTTAGTACTAGTGGTAATACTTTGTATATCAAAGTGGCAACAAAATAAACGGAACAATGAAGAAGATCATAAACAGCAGGATATCAGGAGACATGGAAGACCAGAGGAGCCTCAGATAAGTACTGATTTTAACAGACTCCATAGAGGAGGAGAAG CAGTTCTTGGAGAGCCAACTAAAAGGAAGGATTGCAGTTTTAATATTCAAGGGACTAGGGCACCTCTGATGCCACCACTTGTCGAAAAAAACACTGTGAAACCCATTGTTACAGATGAAAGGAATCCGACTGTAATTCTGAATCCTCCAACTTCTCTAGCTTCTTTTTCTGTTTCTTCACTTCAACAATTCACAAACAGTTTTAGTGAGGAGAACTTGATTCGAGATGGTAGATTTGGCCAAGTATATCTAGCAGAATTCCCACAGGGCAAG CTATTTGCAGTTTTGAAGCTTGACAATAAGAATTCAAATCTTCCAGTCAATGAATTTTTGAAGTTAATTAAGAGCATCTCAGAGATTCGACATCCAAATATCGTTGAGCTTGTTGGTTACTGTATGGACTTTGGCCAACAGTTACTCATTTATAATTACTTCAGTAACACAAGCCTATATGATATACTCCACAATGACTGTGATCTCAAGAGAAAACTACCATGGAATGCTCGGATCCAGATAGCACTGGAAGCTGCAAAAGCTCTTGG GTATCTCCATGAGGGTTGCCAACCACCTATTGTGCATCAAAGATTTGAGCCAAGAAACATCCTCATTAATGATGATCTAGCAGTCCAGGTTTCTGAATGTGGCCTAAATTCACTACTACCATTGGATTTTGTTACTCAG GAGAACAGTTCAGCCACCAAGTAG